The sequence GGCGGCTCGTTGACGTAGCGGACGTCGATCGGCCGCGGCCGGCTGTGCGCGCCGATCGCGTAGCCCTCGGCACGTTCCATCAGCGTCGGCAGCGTTTCCGGTGCGGGGATGCCTTCGGGCATCGTCTCGGCGTGCTCGATGCCCGGCTCGTCCTTCTGGAACGACGCCGAGAGCGAGAAGATCGCCTTGCCGTGCTGGACCGCGACGACCCGGCGCGTGGTGAACGACCGGCCGTCCCGGATCCGGTCGACCTCGTAGACGATCGGCACGCTCGGGTCGCCGCCGCGGATGAAGTACGCGTGCAGCGAGTGCACCCGGCGTTCCTCGGGGACCGTGCGCCCGGCCGCGACCAGCGCCTGGCCGGCGACCTGCCCGCCGAACACCCGCACCGGCGAGTGGGCGGGCGAGACGCCGCGGAAGATGTTCTCTTCGATCTTTTCGAGGTCGAGCAGGGCGACCAGGCGATCGAGCACGGGCTGGCCGCCACCGGGCTTGTCCAGTTCAGTGGCGGCCGTCCTGGCCATTTCAGTCATGGCTGGAGCCTAAGGGCATACCGGGCGGTCGGTCCCTCAAGCGTGGTCGTCTTCACCGAGCCGGTGCACGCGGATCAGGTTGGTCGAGCCGACGGTGCCGGGCGGGGAACCGGCCACGATGACGACCAGGTCGCCCTTCTGGTACTTGCCCATCTCGAGCATCGCGTGGTCGACCTGCTGGATCATCTGGTCGGTCGAGTCGACCTTCGGCACGATCCGGGTCGTGGTGCCCCAGGTCATCGCGAGCTGGCTGCGGACCTCTTCCTCGGGCGTGAACGCCAGCAGCGGCAGCCGGGTGTGCAGCCGCGCCAGGCGGCGCACGGTGTCACCGGACTGCGTGAAGGCGACCAGGGCCTTCGCGTTGAGCCGCTCGCCGATGTCGCGGGCGGCGT is a genomic window of Amycolatopsis lexingtonensis containing:
- the tesB gene encoding acyl-CoA thioesterase II codes for the protein MTEMARTAATELDKPGGGQPVLDRLVALLDLEKIEENIFRGVSPAHSPVRVFGGQVAGQALVAAGRTVPEERRVHSLHAYFIRGGDPSVPIVYEVDRIRDGRSFTTRRVVAVQHGKAIFSLSASFQKDEPGIEHAETMPEGIPAPETLPTLMERAEGYAIGAHSRPRPIDVRYVNEPPWITRETGERPARNQVWMRADGKLPEDELLHVCVLTYASDMTLLDSVLARHGVYWDTDKVLGASLDHALWFHRPFRADEWFLYDSASPTASGARGLATGRFFAEDGTLIATVVQEGLLRVL